A genomic region of Leptolyngbya sp. NIES-2104 contains the following coding sequences:
- a CDS encoding glycosyltransferase family 2 protein, producing MITIVTPVFNGEKFIEFCLQTVIAQHCNEVEHLVIDGGSIDNTVTIVKKYAQHYPHIRWISERDCGQSDAMNKGIQMATGEIITFLNVDDYYEPNVLNQVIELFKTLPEPSFVVGNCRIWNDRNQVIDINKPAKLRLPALVVGLNINPYPCNPCAYFYHRSLHDQIGNYAIDDHHAMDLDFILRAVQVAHIKYVDQIWGNYRRIEGTKTYIAMADGSSDRRVRHLLRKYRKHLTPIEWVEWCYWRTWTQSKSFSLRAVRKLLKLIPYYSQ from the coding sequence ATGATCACTATTGTTACACCTGTTTTCAATGGAGAAAAATTCATCGAATTCTGCCTCCAAACCGTAATTGCTCAACACTGCAATGAAGTTGAGCATCTCGTTATTGATGGTGGCTCAATAGACAATACGGTGACGATTGTCAAAAAATATGCACAGCACTATCCTCATATTCGCTGGATTTCGGAGCGCGATTGCGGTCAATCCGATGCAATGAACAAAGGCATTCAAATGGCAACCGGAGAAATCATCACGTTCCTGAATGTTGATGACTACTATGAACCGAATGTTCTAAACCAAGTGATTGAACTATTTAAAACGCTACCCGAACCGAGCTTCGTGGTCGGGAACTGTCGCATCTGGAACGATCGCAATCAAGTGATCGATATCAACAAACCCGCAAAGCTTAGATTGCCCGCTCTAGTAGTTGGACTCAATATCAATCCCTATCCTTGTAATCCTTGCGCTTACTTTTATCACCGATCGCTGCATGATCAAATTGGCAACTATGCGATCGACGATCATCACGCGATGGATCTCGATTTCATTCTCCGAGCCGTTCAAGTCGCTCACATTAAATATGTCGATCAAATTTGGGGCAACTATCGCAGAATCGAAGGCACAAAAACCTATATCGCAATGGCAGATGGAAGTTCGGATCGACGAGTCCGCCACCTGCTCCGAAAATATCGCAAGCATCTAACCCCGATCGAATGGGTGGAGTGGTGCTATTGGCGAACCTGGACGCAATCAAAATCGTTTAGCCTCAGAGCCGTTCGCAAACTCCTCAAACTCATTCCATATTATTCTCAATAA
- a CDS encoding polysialyltransferase family glycosyltransferase, whose translation MKRIITCQGSIQLIAALSAMLYRLQSNSYQNYLVIYELYAPDRQHHEFAKFIQRMAESIFEWEAIIYLTPEQLDAIGHRLDSTPPDRIYHQVHEWIGLEQTDELYLCRNWQFTNQLLSNAYATASRICYGDGIGLYFSENSAVVRRPFTPPPTPDQFFDWTWWKARSFWHRSRERLKLKTKLYSMPFAIGYFVLPEIFGETPPMSIVKLDPDHLLAVFKQFTHFVDDTQVRKVQATIANSPISILLTSNFSEGERLSQDAEIQAYREFLTSYQIPSNSVLVIKPHPRDDLNKIARLKENLSDLYQDIVLLSDPNLFFLPFEVFFLKAFQNSNVRVFAVSSACLSLKLLFNVPSFIGFGADLTHRYFDPDFIEARLEHEETLNHAIAQL comes from the coding sequence ATGAAGCGAATCATCACTTGTCAGGGAAGCATTCAACTCATCGCGGCTCTATCAGCGATGCTTTATCGATTGCAGTCTAATTCTTACCAAAACTATCTGGTGATTTACGAACTGTACGCACCCGATCGACAACACCACGAGTTCGCAAAATTCATTCAGCGTATGGCAGAATCGATCTTTGAATGGGAAGCGATCATATATCTCACCCCCGAACAACTCGACGCGATCGGGCATCGATTAGACTCCACACCGCCTGATCGCATTTATCATCAAGTTCACGAGTGGATTGGCTTAGAGCAAACCGATGAGCTTTATCTCTGTCGCAATTGGCAGTTTACCAATCAACTCTTGAGCAATGCTTATGCGACCGCAAGCCGCATCTGCTACGGTGACGGAATCGGATTGTACTTCTCTGAAAATTCTGCGGTCGTTCGTCGCCCGTTCACCCCACCCCCCACTCCGGATCAATTCTTCGATTGGACTTGGTGGAAAGCGCGATCGTTTTGGCATCGAAGCCGCGAACGATTAAAGCTAAAAACTAAGCTGTATTCGATGCCGTTTGCAATCGGTTACTTTGTGCTACCAGAAATCTTTGGAGAAACGCCGCCGATGTCGATCGTCAAACTCGATCCCGATCATCTCCTCGCGGTGTTCAAACAGTTCACTCATTTTGTTGATGATACTCAAGTCAGAAAGGTGCAAGCGACGATCGCAAATTCTCCCATATCGATTTTGCTCACTTCCAACTTTTCAGAAGGAGAACGCTTATCCCAAGATGCTGAAATTCAAGCCTATCGAGAATTTCTCACTTCCTATCAGATTCCATCAAACAGCGTTCTTGTGATCAAACCTCATCCGAGAGATGATCTCAATAAGATTGCTCGACTCAAAGAAAATCTATCTGATCTCTATCAAGACATTGTTCTGCTGAGCGATCCGAATCTATTCTTCCTACCCTTCGAGGTCTTCTTTCTCAAAGCCTTTCAAAATAGTAATGTACGAGTGTTTGCGGTGAGTTCTGCCTGTCTGTCATTAAAGCTCTTGTTCAATGTTCCTAGTTTTATCGGCTTCGGAGCGGATCTGACCCATCGCTATTTCGATCCAGACTTCATCGAAGCTCGACTCGAACATGAAGAGACTTTGAATCATGCGATCGCGCAACTTTGA
- a CDS encoding glycosyltransferase family 39 protein has protein sequence MITKSFQYWYSPAFRFLVLVLLLLGVFFRFVALAERPYWHDEVYTLLRASGHTIAEITTQVFNGQLIERSNLLQFQQITPEKTWIDMIRSLIAEEPHRVPLYCAIVRLWMQLFGNDVAVLRSLSALFSLLVFPALYWLCIELFAQPLIAWIAMMLMAVSPFHVYYAQEVREYAFWTVTILVMSAALLRAIRVQTKVAWSLYGMSIVVSLYTMLLSIPLVVSHALYSTKNRKALLWGFSLSIPWLLVVGLNLSQAQKMNAWMARSIPIQDLVSDWIVNLQFLFLTGNLTGRFNFVFASVIVLLVFLSIKSLIQHTPKTVWSFVLLLMVPLVFCIAVPDLVLGGLRSTNSRYFVPTYLGIQIAVAHWLATRIQSGSHQTYWKLMLLTILTAGVLSCSAQIFQNQINDDKTMAAIINQSKTAIVISNEVSYQGAGTIGDVLALSHLVRPETRFQLVIQPQIPIIPNQSDIYVYKPLSYLQQTLQQSYQLQPIYKQQLFRLLPK, from the coding sequence ATGATCACAAAATCATTCCAATATTGGTACAGTCCTGCATTCAGATTCTTAGTTCTAGTTCTATTGCTGCTCGGAGTCTTTTTTCGGTTTGTTGCACTGGCAGAACGCCCTTATTGGCATGATGAAGTCTACACCTTGCTAAGAGCATCAGGACATACGATCGCTGAAATCACGACACAGGTTTTTAACGGGCAATTAATTGAGCGTTCCAATCTGCTTCAGTTTCAACAGATTACACCCGAAAAAACCTGGATCGATATGATTCGCTCATTAATTGCAGAAGAGCCGCATCGTGTTCCGCTGTATTGTGCGATCGTACGACTCTGGATGCAGCTATTCGGAAATGATGTCGCTGTACTGCGATCGCTGTCTGCACTTTTCAGTCTGTTGGTCTTTCCAGCGCTCTATTGGCTTTGTATCGAACTATTCGCCCAGCCCCTAATTGCTTGGATTGCAATGATGCTGATGGCGGTTTCTCCGTTTCATGTTTACTATGCTCAGGAAGTTAGAGAATATGCTTTCTGGACAGTTACGATTTTAGTGATGTCTGCGGCACTACTTAGAGCAATTCGAGTTCAAACAAAAGTGGCTTGGAGTCTCTATGGAATGTCGATCGTGGTTTCACTGTACACGATGCTTCTATCTATTCCTTTAGTCGTGAGCCACGCGCTTTATTCAACTAAAAATCGTAAAGCACTCCTCTGGGGATTTAGCTTATCGATTCCTTGGTTGCTTGTCGTCGGACTCAATCTATCACAAGCCCAAAAGATGAATGCTTGGATGGCAAGATCGATTCCGATTCAAGATCTTGTAAGCGATTGGATAGTGAATCTTCAGTTTCTTTTTCTAACCGGGAACTTAACTGGAAGATTCAATTTCGTGTTTGCAAGCGTGATCGTACTCTTAGTTTTCTTATCAATCAAATCTCTGATTCAACACACACCCAAAACCGTTTGGAGCTTTGTTTTACTTCTGATGGTGCCGCTTGTTTTTTGTATTGCAGTGCCAGATCTCGTTTTGGGTGGGCTACGATCGACAAACAGCCGCTACTTTGTGCCAACTTATTTAGGAATTCAAATTGCAGTCGCGCATTGGTTAGCCACTCGAATTCAAAGCGGCTCTCATCAAACTTATTGGAAGTTGATGCTACTAACAATTTTGACAGCAGGAGTGCTATCTTGCTCAGCACAAATCTTTCAAAATCAAATCAATGACGATAAAACCATGGCTGCAATAATTAATCAGTCAAAAACCGCGATCGTCATTAGTAACGAAGTTTCTTATCAAGGAGCAGGTACGATCGGGGATGTTTTAGCGCTCAGCCACCTCGTTCGCCCTGAAACCCGATTTCAGCTTGTGATTCAACCACAAATTCCAATTATTCCAAACCAGTCAGATATTTATGTCTATAAGCCTTTAAGCTACCTTCAGCAAACCCTCCAACAGTCTTATCAATTGCAACCCATCTACAAACAACAACTATTCCGCCTGCTACCAAAATGA